The following coding sequences lie in one Vitis vinifera cultivar Pinot Noir 40024 chromosome 19, ASM3070453v1 genomic window:
- the LOC100267517 gene encoding fatty-acid-binding protein 3, chloroplastic → MLGTVAIQPPIWLPSSKPTICFPGKLPNSGVTRYKIHTCSLLSTFAHHFSLQRKDRFQTHVSPNASSSSSSASVGSAEYIEEPSTNVKFQTSLTLPECSSPLSLLGTGYREKVFAIIGVKVYAAGLYLNQSISNKLNAWKGRSATEIQGDSSLFDSIFQIPQEKSLQIVLVRDVDGKTFWDALDEAISPRIKAPSPVDVSALSTFRSIFQGRSLRKGTFIFLTWMEPSKMLVCISSDGLPSSVDATIKSMNVTMALFDVFFGNSPVSPSLKASVANGLATVLK, encoded by the exons ATGCTTGGAACTGTAGCAATTCAACCACCCATTTGGCTTCCATCATCAAAACCCACAATCTGTTTTCCAGGAAAACTTCCAAATTCAGGAGTCACACGGTACAAAATCCACACTTGTTCACTCTTATCCACATTCGCACATCATTTCTCCCTCCAAAGAAAGGACAGATTTCAGACCCATGTCTCTCCAAAtgcttcctcttcttcttcttctgcttcaG TTGGAAGTGCAGAATACATAGAAGAACCTTCAACAAATGTGAAATTTCAGACATCACTGACCCTGCCAGAGTGCTCAAGTCCATTATCTCTTCTTGGAACTG GGTACAGGGAAAAGGTTTTTGCAATCATTGGTGTTAAGGTCTATGCTGCGGGATTATACTTGAATCAGTCTATCTCAAATAAATTGAATGCCTGGAAAGGACGATCAGCGACTGAGATTCAAGGGGATTCATCCttgtttgattcaatttttcaGA TTCCTCAGGAGAAATCATTACAGATTGTACTAGTCAGAGACGTTGATGGTAAAACCTTCTGGGATGCTTTGGATGAGGCTATCTCCCCAAGAATCAAAGCACCCAGTCCTGTTGATGTATCTGCTCTCTCCACATTCCGTAGCATCTTCCAAGGGCGATCTCTAAGGAAAGGAACTTTCATATTTTTGACTTGGATGGAACCATCCAAAATGCTT GTTTGCATCTCATCTGATGGTCTGCCTTCTTCTGTGGATGCTACAATCAAGTCAATGAATGTGACAATGGCCCTCTTTGatgtattttttggaaattctcCGGTTTCTCCTTCCCTCAAAGCTTCTGTCGCTAATGGTTTGGCAACAGTTCTCAAATAA
- the LOC100257246 gene encoding receptor-like serine/threonine-protein kinase At1g78530 encodes MGNARIIVLYITVCCIAFVTSKVIISVLLYKRWKRKHSIYKDSFSGGKMVMFTSPMMQSLNSDALLKKATRLSNKDVIGSGGHGTVYRLTVDGSVAFAVKRLNRGSADQDRGFERELEAMGDIKHRNIVTLHGYYTAPHYNLLIYELMPNGSLDAYLHGRLKEKKLLDWPSRYKIAVGAARGIAYLHHDCIPHIIHRDIKSSNILLDQNMEARVSDFGLATLMEPDKTHVSTFVAGTFGYLAPEYFDTGRATAKGDVYSFGVVLLELLTGKRPSDEAFIEEGTRLVTWVKAVVLEKKEEHVLDSSLECCSLDEVNNVFSIATMCLESEPSKRPTMAEVLKMLEQIKSDKLVKES; translated from the exons ATGGGAAATGCTCGGATCATAGTGCTTTATATCACAGTATGTTGTATTGCTTTTGTTACATCAAAGGTCATCATCTCAGTCCTCCTGTATAAGAGATGGAAAAGAAAGCACTCGATTTACAAAGATAGCTTCTCAG GTGGGAAGATGGTGATGTTTACGTCTCCAATGATGCAATCTCTCAATTCCGATGCGTTGTTGAAGAAGGCAACAAGGTTGAGCAACAAAGATGTCATTGGGTCTGGAGGCCATGGTACTGTCTATAGACTGACAGTAGATGGCTCCGTAGCCTTTGCTGTAAAAAGACTAAACAGGGGAAGTGCAGATCAGGATCGAGGCTTTGAGCGAGAGTTGGAGGCCATGGGAGACATAAAGCACCGAAATATTGTAACCCTTCATGGATATTACACTGCCCCTCATTATAATCTTCTCATATATGAGCTAATGCCTAATGGGAGTTTGGATGCCTACCTCCATG GAAGACTGAAAGAAAAGAAGCTCCTGGATTGGCCTTCAAGATACAAAATAGCAGTAGGTGCTGCAAGAGGAATTGCATACCTTCATCATGATTGCATCCCACACATAATCCACAGAGATATCAAGTCTAGTAACATATTACTGGATCAGAACATGGAGGCTAGAGTCTCAGACTTTGGACTAGCAACGTTAATGGAACCAGATAAGACTCACGTTTCAACATTTGTAGCCGGGACTTTTGGATACTTGGCTCCAG AGTATTTTGACACAGGAAGAGCAACTGCAAAAGGGGATGTTTACAGCTTTGGTGTTGTTTTACTTGAGCTTTTAACAGGAAAAAGACCATCAGATGAAGCATTTATAGAGGAGGGAACCAGGCTTGTGACATGG GTGAAAGCCGTTGTTCTAGAGAAGAAGGAAGAGCATGTACTTGACAGCAGTTTAGAATGTTGTTCTCTTGATGAGGTTAACAATGTCTTCAGTATTGCTACAATGTGCCTTGAGTCAGAGCCCTCAAAGAGGCCTACCATGGCTGAGGTTCTCAAGATGCTTGAGCAAATAAAATCAGACAAACTTGTAAAAGAATCCTAA